Within the Megalops cyprinoides isolate fMegCyp1 chromosome 10, fMegCyp1.pri, whole genome shotgun sequence genome, the region CTTTTGACGTTTGTCCgtctctttccctttcattcCGTCACTCTGTGTCTTACATTATGCTTGTGTATATCTAGTtacatacttttttatttccttgtagCATCGCCTGGCTGCCTACAGTCATGTCGTTGGCCGTTTCTCTCGCTTCACTCTGtctcattctgttttcttccgTAGCTTTGCTAGGTAGTTAATTTGatttgtcatgtttgtttttctatggCCGCAGCGTGTCTGTCACGGGGCCAGGTGTTAGCCAATGTGTGCGTTTATGGTCTGTACCGGCGTCAGGTGTTGGGATTCACCATCCGGCTTCTGCTTGGGACAGTGTTTTTCCTAtttggtttctccctgtctcagGAGAGTGAGGGCGGTCTGTACGTGTGCATGAACACTTTCCTGGGGTTTGGCAGTCAGTATGTGGACAGACACTACAGCAGGACCGGCCAGAGAGCCTACTTGCACATCACACGCACCCGCAAAGCACAGGTAAATAAATACTCTCTGGTCAAGGATGAAGCTAACCAGCTGCCCACAAGCGTAACAgtgttaatgttagctagctagtggcTAATGTTGAGCAGACTCAATCTAAAGCGCGGGTAATGCCCCGAGCATCGCATAGTCACAGGTTACGTAAGTGTAATAAACTATACACATGACATCGCCATAAGCACTGGCAAAATCGCTGCTGTTATTTAGTTTctcaaataaaaattgaaacaaTTTGGTATTGAATAGGAATATAAGTTTACTGATAAAGCCAAACATGTTACTATACTGTGTTACTTTTGTGAAAAGTTCCTGTTCTTGTCAAAGTTGCTCAGGGAGGCGCTAACGATCAGTTAGACGTTTGAGAGAAGTGAGGATGTCAGTTTGTTTATGACGTAAGgctatttgaaaatatttagatACTaacagaggtggacaccccggcttcagaaagtaaaagtcctgccacttatttgttctagccattcactaaacaaggtgatttcactaattacctcctctacctggctgaagagttgtgctgattaaattcagctggtgtaatcgatggctagaacaaatatgtggcaggactttaactttctgaagccggggtgtccgCCTCTGGATACTAATGAGGACAATATTAATTGCGACATGCATGTCTTCCAACAGAAGGAGGATGACAATAGCTCTGGTTCAGGTGACCCACCCAAGAAGAAGCCCACTCGATTGGCAATTGGTAAGAtgatgtgtgtggctgtgagttGTTTTCATGCGCTAGTTTGCTCCTTTTgttgtcattcactcatttgttcattcattcattcattcatccattcactcACATAGTGTTTATGTCATGACTTGTTACTCTctgctgggtctgtgtgtgctcagTTGATCAGTACAGTGTCAAACCATGTTCAGCGAGGCAATACCTAAATGCTCTCTGTACTCCTCTCCCGTAGGAATAGAGGGAGGGTTTGATGTGGAGCAGGATCAGTATGAGGAGGAAGTGAAAGTGGTCCTGTTGCCTGACAGGCTGGAAGTGACATCGGAAGACTTGGCCACCATGCCCGAGGACGTGAGAGAGAGGGTAGGGCTTGAAGTATGAAATAACGGGGAATTAAGTTGAAGTAGGACATGGGAAATGTGATGAAAGAAGTCAACAATGCAATCTGTGGCTTTGCATAGTGGGTCCAGCCCTCTGTTGGTGTCGGTGGTGTCATGTCCAGCTAGTCTGTGTGTTCTGGGTTGACCCTGTTCCGCCCCCCCAGGTGTCCCTGTCCATGGCCGGCTTGATGTCTGCCGACTCCGTCTCCCACGCGCTGCAGGTGCAGCAATGGGACGGTGAGGTCAGGCACGAGTCCAAGCACGCCGCCGACCTCAAGCAGCTAGACAACGGAGTCAAGATCCCTCCCAGGTGACAATGCGGGGCCTCCGTCTGCGTCTCCactttgtctctgtgtcaggGTGTGCCCAAGTCCGGATCGTGTGTCACATATGTTTCACGCTGGCGGTGCTGATCAGTCTGTTTCTGTAAACTGGGTGAATCATAATTCTGTCTACCTCCGCCTTTTGTGCGTTAGCCCTTCACTTTTTGCATAGACATcggtcagtgtttgtttgtgacaAGACACAGTCTGTGTACGTGAAGTATAATTTTTAACCTCCCTGCTGTGacagttttaatgcatttatctgACTTGCTTGCTgagtttctgtctctctctctttcccagtgGGTGgaagtgtgaagtgtgtgaCCTGCGGGAGAACCTCTGGATGAATCTGTCAGATGGGAAGGTCCTCTGTGGGCGCAGATATTTTGATGGTTCCGGGGGCAACAATCATGCCCTCCTGCACTTCCAGCAGACTGGATACCCCCTAGCTGTCAAGCTGGGCACAATTACCCCTGACGGGGCAGGTGAGGATAATGATCGGCATGGACTTGTATATTGCATAGTGTGGTGCTGATGCAGATGTTCAACTGTGACATGCACAAATGCTAAGCAGTATgaggaatgtttttgtttaatatgaAGGGGTATACCTGCCTTTCCCTCTGAGGAACAAGAGCTGTTTactcatacatttttatatgattCTGATTTTCACAGATGTGTACTCCTATGATGAAGATGACATGGTGCTGGACTCCAAGCTCCCAGAGCATCTAGCGCACTTTGGAATCGATATGATGACCATGGAAAAGGTATGGAACTTCAGTCCAGTGTCATTTGTTCAGTTTGATGTTATAGAGGTAAAGTATTATACTTAAGGGTACTGTGAACTATATTCTGATTGCTTTTAGTACAGACAGTACACATGTGCTTCTCTGTGCTAGTTATGGCCAGCACAGGCTGCAGGgatttctatttctgtttctgtttctttatgaATTTCCTCATAGAAGTTATTGTTTGGATGGAAGGTTTAACCATGTTATTTGAATCACCAGTGGTGTGGAACACTGAATTACCTTTAATCCTCATATCCAGTTAATGTTACTGGGAATTGAGCTTGTAACCTAACCTAAActcataaaaaatatgaatgggGTGATTTTAAATCAGTCTCTGCCAGTCCTGAATACTTGGTTTCAAGTGGCTTAATGAGATGGGTTCAACAAAAGCATCATGGCTTTAACCTCTAGATGAAAGCATTTCCAACaagttcagtgtttttcatgtcattttgtatatttgaatGCCTTTCCCAGTATGTACCAGAACATGGATTTCAGTTTGGGAGCAGTGGCAgtcttaaaacaaataaagcagaTGAAGAGTGATTTCTGAAAAGTAACATAGTCTGCCTTGGTGATGGGACATCCCCACAGTAACTCTCACATTGTCCGTCTGTGTCCCAGACGGAGCGCACAATGACAGAGCTGGAGATTGCAGTGAACCAGCGCGTGGGGGAGTGGGAGGTGATCCAGGAATCGGGGGCCACGCTGCGGCCCCTCTCCGGCCCCGGTCTCACCGGCATGAAGAACCTAGGAAACAGCTGCTACCTCAACTCGGTCATGCAAGTGCTCTTCACCGTGCCAGACTTCCAGAGCAAGTCAGTCCCTGATCATTCGCCTTAGCAAACCTGTGTCTAGGGGCCCTCTGTTATCTAACCCATGTCTGTGTTCAgagccctgtgtctgtgtgcaaactGTAAGACTGGTAGGAGAAATGAATATATTTGCATGCTGTTGCAATGATTCAGAATGGAAAACTCCATTAAATAGTGAAGTCCAACATTGTTTTACCCTTGGAGGTCTTTGTCTCTCGTACCATCCAGTGCCTGCAGAAACGTATAGATGTGTGTACATTTTCgatttattttaacagactTCTGAAATTGTTGTTACTTGCTTGCTTACCTGGGTCTCTGCCCACATGCTCTGAGAGTGTACCGGTGGTGGCCTGAATGACTCATTGTGTTTCCTGGCTTGTGCCTAAGGTACGTCTCCAACATTGAGAAGATTTTCAGTGAGGCTCCGAGTGACCCCACCCAGGACTTCAAAACGCAAGTGTGAGTATTCTCGCCAGTGTCATCACTGTTTCAACCGCTGTACCTTCTTTCATcttcacaaacattttgttgcGTAGCTTTTGTAAATCAAAGTCAACTACcggtatttttgcattttctgtagGGTCAAACACGCACATAAGTGCTGAAGCATATTTGCATTCTATGTAAATGTTGACAAAATATTCAAACCTGAACAAATAAATTGCCGAGCAGAAACACCTCTGGATATCTCAGCAAGCTCTCCCTTGTCTGCTGGATAGGTGGCTGTGATGTCAACGTATAATTTGTTTTGGTAGCAGGGCTAGTAATAAGTAAAGGGTAGTAATAAGTAAATTAATATCCAGTTAGTAACTGTACAGCTATAGTTTGTACAGCTAGGTTTCTTGCAGAACGTCTTGTATGGTAACAATTCACTGTTCTCTTAAGTTAACTGCTAACTAGACATATAAGTCtatgtaatatgtgtatgtcaccctcatatataaatatgtggGTGAGTCCCCCTGAGTTGAAGTCCAGGTTAACGGTTATGGAAATGAGATAAATCCATGTGCAAGATCTGTATCAAACTCTCCTTTCTTTGAATTTCTCGGTATTTTTCAGAGCAAAGTTGGGCTATGGTTTGTTGTCGGGAGAATATTCCAAACCTGCCCCTGACCCTGGAGATGATCCCACCGTGACCTCTGAAGTCAGGGTACACGTTCTTACTTCTGCTGATGATGGTTCATAATAACGGCATTGCTAATCTACGGTCATTGTTAGAACTGTCTGTTTTTAAACGCGAGTGATTGTCTCCAGGGAGACCAGATTGGAATAGCACCACGCATGTTCAAGGCTCTGATTGGAAAAGGGCACCCAGAGTTCTCCACCAATCGCCAGCAGGATGCTCAGGAGTTTTTACTGCACTTCATTAACATGGTTGAGGTAACAGAACCTTAATTCAGCCATTTTGTCGCCTCCTGCAACTACTGTCTGTGACTGTGCCCATGTGGATTTGTTGTTGCAGATTTTTTTCGCCCAGATCATTTTGAGTATCCCTGTCATTAGCGTCTGCATAATTCAGGATCGGATATCTTGTGCTTGTGAGTATCTCAGGTGCCCTGCGTCCCTGAATCTCCTGTCATGTGTTAATGCCACCAGAGGAACTGCCGCTCGGAGGAGAACCCCACTGAAGCCTTCCGGTTTCTAGTGGAGGAGAGGATTGTCTGTCAGCAGTCACAcaaagccaagtacacacagaGGGTCGACTACATCGTCCAGCTGCCTGTGCCCATGGATCAGGCCACCAACACAGGTGAACCACAGGGCCCAGTGGTCTCTACCACAGGCAGCAC harbors:
- the usp5 gene encoding ubiquitin carboxyl-terminal hydrolase 5 → MAEASEVLMSVLPTIRVPRPGDRVHKDECAFSFASPESEGGLYVCMNTFLGFGSQYVDRHYSRTGQRAYLHITRTRKAQKEDDNSSGSGDPPKKKPTRLAIGIEGGFDVEQDQYEEEVKVVLLPDRLEVTSEDLATMPEDVRERVSLSMAGLMSADSVSHALQVQQWDGEVRHESKHAADLKQLDNGVKIPPSGWKCEVCDLRENLWMNLSDGKVLCGRRYFDGSGGNNHALLHFQQTGYPLAVKLGTITPDGADVYSYDEDDMVLDSKLPEHLAHFGIDMMTMEKTERTMTELEIAVNQRVGEWEVIQESGATLRPLSGPGLTGMKNLGNSCYLNSVMQVLFTVPDFQSKYVSNIEKIFSEAPSDPTQDFKTQVAKLGYGLLSGEYSKPAPDPGDDPTVTSEVRGDQIGIAPRMFKALIGKGHPEFSTNRQQDAQEFLLHFINMVERNCRSEENPTEAFRFLVEERIVCQQSHKAKYTQRVDYIVQLPVPMDQATNTEELQEAERRREEAEAAGAPPPPAPRARIPFAACLAALSEPETLTDFWSSAVQAKTTASKTTRFASFPDHLVIQVKKFTFGLDWVPKKLDVSIDVPDTLDLSALRGMGQQPGEELLPELAPPPLATPDVEVKAPVLDDSTVSQLCEMGFPLEACRKAVYYTGNTGIDAAMNWVMGHMDDPDFSAPLVLPGCSSAPGTTPTEAVSEEHLATIVSMGFSRDQATRALRATSNVLERAVDWIFSHLDDLESMEVSEGGRSAGESEGSKEQPPGPRVRDGPGKYELFAFISHMGTSTMCGHYVCHIKKDQQWVIFNDQKVCASEKPPKDLGYLYFYRRVTE